In the Shewanella sp. OMA3-2 genome, one interval contains:
- a CDS encoding DUF3301 domain-containing protein, translating into MMSDFLIMAALIVTAAFFWQLRNMAELSRIFAEQACGKQKVQLLAIAMESARPSLGGHTGLCWRAKFMFEFSTDGINQYQAHIYMHGKRVTKIDWPIFPEPEWFDAPMSKGKFGGCGTKTSCDSGKCH; encoded by the coding sequence ATGATGTCTGATTTTTTAATAATGGCAGCACTGATTGTCACGGCGGCTTTCTTTTGGCAGTTACGCAATATGGCTGAACTAAGCCGCATTTTCGCTGAACAGGCTTGTGGCAAACAAAAAGTGCAGTTACTTGCCATTGCTATGGAATCTGCACGCCCAAGTTTAGGTGGGCACACGGGCTTATGCTGGCGAGCTAAGTTTATGTTTGAATTTAGCACTGATGGGATAAACCAATACCAAGCGCATATTTATATGCATGGAAAAAGAGTCACTAAAATAGACTGGCCTATTTTCCCTGAACCTGAGTGGTTTGATGCGCCAATGTCAAAAGGAAAGTTTGGCGGTTGTGGCACTAAAACAAGTTGTGATTCAGGTAAGTGCCATTAG
- the rluB gene encoding 23S rRNA pseudouridine(2605) synthase RluB produces MSEKLQKVLARAGHGSRREMEAWIAAGRVSIDGEIANLGDRVEASAKIRIDGRAIALKSVDEVICRVLAYHKPEGEICSRKDPEGRPTVFERLPNMRDSRWVAVGRLDINTSGLLLFTSDGELANRLMHPSNEVEREYAVRTFGEVPEAAVQRLRTGVTLEDGPAMFDSVKPAGGEGINQWWHVTLREGRNREVRRLWESQEIQVSRLIRIRYGMIELPKSLPRGGWLELSLDQVNYLRQLASLEAETRSLIGHDKHSVSRSKVKSAKIRRAVRKTKVVGGKTKPTRQRS; encoded by the coding sequence ATGAGCGAAAAGTTGCAGAAAGTCTTGGCCCGTGCAGGCCATGGCTCCCGTCGTGAGATGGAGGCATGGATTGCTGCAGGCCGAGTTAGTATTGATGGTGAAATTGCTAATCTTGGCGATCGTGTTGAGGCAAGTGCTAAAATACGTATCGATGGACGTGCGATTGCATTAAAGTCAGTAGACGAAGTTATTTGTCGTGTGTTGGCGTACCACAAACCTGAAGGTGAAATTTGTTCGCGCAAAGACCCTGAAGGCCGTCCAACGGTGTTTGAACGTTTACCTAACATGCGTGACTCTCGCTGGGTTGCGGTTGGACGTTTAGATATTAACACCTCAGGTTTATTGTTATTTACCTCAGATGGTGAGTTAGCTAACCGCTTAATGCATCCATCGAATGAAGTTGAGCGTGAATATGCGGTGCGTACCTTTGGTGAAGTACCAGAGGCTGCGGTGCAACGTTTACGTACTGGCGTGACCTTAGAAGATGGCCCAGCCATGTTCGATAGTGTTAAACCTGCCGGCGGTGAAGGTATAAACCAGTGGTGGCATGTAACATTACGTGAAGGTCGTAACCGCGAGGTACGTCGTTTATGGGAATCACAAGAAATACAAGTAAGCCGCCTTATCCGTATTCGCTATGGCATGATTGAGTTACCTAAATCACTGCCACGTGGCGGTTGGTTAGAGCTTTCTTTAGATCAAGTGAACTATTTGCGTCAACTGGCTAGCTTAGAGGCTGAAACCCGTTCACTAATCGGCCACGATAAACACAGTGTTTCACGTTCTAAAGTGAAAAGTGCTAAAATTCGTCGTGCTGTGCGTAAAACGAAAGTGGTGGGTGGTAAAACTAAGCCTACACGTCAACGTAGCTAG
- a CDS encoding segregation and condensation protein A: MQGHQQSLPLAIVRGKALDAMPIDLFIPPEALEVFLESFEGPLDLLLYLIRKQKLDVVDLPIQQISQQYLLYIEVLTEARIELAADYLVMAATLAEIKSRLLLPKMVTENDDEEDPRVVLIRQLKAYEVIKQAAQDIDELPRLERDVFQVSAAKAPNIKPIIVPPDVTLLELARAFGEVLKRIDASEDHHVKREQLSTRERMSQILAKLSSNEYLHFEQLFDFEEGRAGVVVSFLALMELIKELLVDVVQNEPFATIYIKAK; the protein is encoded by the coding sequence ATGCAGGGTCATCAACAAAGCCTTCCATTAGCGATTGTTCGCGGTAAAGCGCTAGACGCTATGCCCATTGATTTATTTATTCCCCCTGAAGCATTAGAGGTATTTCTAGAGTCATTTGAAGGACCGTTAGATTTACTTTTATATTTAATTCGTAAGCAAAAGTTGGATGTGGTTGATTTACCCATTCAGCAAATCTCTCAGCAATATTTACTTTATATTGAAGTATTAACTGAGGCTAGAATTGAGCTGGCTGCTGATTATTTAGTTATGGCGGCAACGTTAGCTGAAATAAAATCACGTTTATTGTTACCCAAAATGGTCACAGAAAACGATGACGAGGAAGACCCTAGGGTTGTACTTATTCGTCAATTAAAAGCCTATGAAGTGATTAAACAGGCTGCACAAGATATTGATGAATTACCGCGGCTAGAGCGTGATGTGTTTCAAGTCAGTGCAGCGAAAGCGCCCAATATCAAACCTATTATTGTGCCACCCGATGTGACCTTGTTAGAATTAGCACGTGCATTTGGTGAGGTACTGAAACGTATTGATGCGAGCGAAGATCACCACGTAAAGCGCGAGCAGCTGTCTACTCGAGAGCGAATGAGCCAAATTTTAGCTAAGCTATCCAGTAATGAATACCTGCATTTTGAGCAGTTATTTGATTTTGAAGAAGGCCGTGCCGGTGTTGTGGTGAGTTTTTTAGCGCTAATGGAATTAATTAAAGAGTTATTAGTAGACGTGGTGCAGAACGAACCTTTTGCCACCATTTATATTAAAGCCAAGTAA
- a CDS encoding L-threonylcarbamoyladenylate synthase, which produces MSQFFYIHEENPQARLINQVVEILKQGGVIVYPTDSGYALGCMIGDKNAMTRMARIRQIDNDQNFSLMCRDLSELANFAKVDNQAYRLLKSCTPGPYTFIFKASKEVPRRLQCEKKRTIGIRVPDNLILQALLEALGEPLMSTSLVMPNEEHAESDPEHIRDILEHQVEGIVLGGYLPEKQTTVIDMSEGEINILRYGAGDTAAFE; this is translated from the coding sequence ATGAGCCAATTTTTTTATATACATGAAGAAAACCCACAAGCCAGATTAATCAATCAAGTTGTGGAAATTTTAAAGCAGGGTGGGGTTATCGTTTACCCAACCGACTCAGGCTATGCGCTGGGTTGTATGATTGGCGATAAAAATGCAATGACACGTATGGCTCGCATTCGCCAGATTGATAATGATCAAAATTTTTCGCTGATGTGCCGTGATTTATCTGAACTAGCTAATTTCGCCAAAGTAGATAATCAAGCTTATCGTTTGCTAAAAAGCTGTACTCCTGGCCCGTACACCTTCATCTTTAAAGCCAGTAAAGAAGTGCCTCGCCGTTTACAGTGTGAGAAAAAACGTACCATTGGTATTCGTGTACCGGATAACTTGATTTTACAAGCGTTATTAGAAGCCTTGGGTGAGCCTTTAATGTCGACCAGTTTAGTTATGCCAAATGAAGAGCATGCTGAGTCTGATCCAGAACATATTCGCGATATTCTTGAGCATCAAGTTGAAGGTATCGTATTGGGTGGTTACTTGCCTGAAAAGCAAACAACCGTGATTGATATGTCAGAAGGCGAGATCAATATACTGCGCTATGGTGCAGGTGATACGGCAGCATTTGAATAG
- a CDS encoding anthranilate synthase component 1, whose product MKHDQIAQVNTVKQPLTYHADPLSLYEHVTQNAPHTMLLESAEIESKDHLKSIVLTHAALMIRCDSYQLTFTALSANGLGLLSPIEAYFAAQFNSQNQLTDNRLVIQLSKATSLQDEDARLKSTSPLDGLRALVNHIHTDTQPQFEDLFLGGVLAYDLIDTVEPLPMVPNASNECPDYLFYLAETLILIDHKLQKADIISQQFNQDAVITSQLVAQRQQVITQCQTIAAPKPLVTINTAETVNISDEEYKKTVIDLKEHIVAGDIFQVVPSRSFSLPCPNTLGAYRALRKTNPSPYMFYFRGADFTLFGASPESALKYEAATNQVEVYPIAGTRKRGKTAEGEIDFDLDSRIELELRLDKKELSEHLMLVDLARNDIARISQSGSRKVPELLKVDRYSHVMHLVSRVTGQLRVDLDALHAYQACMNMGTLVGAPKVRASQLVRQAEQARRGSYGGAVGYLNGLGDMDTCIVIRSAFVKNDIAHIQAGAGVVFDSDPQAEADETRQKAQAVITAIKLGGGL is encoded by the coding sequence ATGAAACATGACCAAATAGCCCAGGTTAACACGGTAAAACAACCATTAACCTATCATGCAGATCCTTTAAGCCTTTATGAGCACGTCACCCAGAATGCTCCCCATACTATGTTGTTAGAATCAGCAGAGATTGAGAGTAAAGACCATCTTAAAAGTATTGTATTAACCCACGCAGCGTTAATGATTCGGTGCGATAGTTATCAACTAACCTTTACCGCCTTAAGTGCCAATGGCTTAGGTTTACTTAGCCCTATAGAGGCATACTTTGCAGCACAGTTTAATAGCCAAAATCAGTTAACCGATAACCGCTTAGTGATTCAATTATCCAAGGCCACTAGCCTGCAAGATGAAGATGCTCGATTAAAGTCAACCTCTCCACTTGATGGTTTACGCGCTCTGGTTAACCATATTCACACCGACACACAACCTCAATTTGAAGACTTATTTTTAGGCGGCGTACTTGCTTATGATTTAATTGATACCGTTGAGCCATTGCCTATGGTGCCAAATGCCAGTAACGAATGTCCTGACTATTTATTTTACCTCGCTGAAACCCTTATCTTAATTGATCACAAGCTACAAAAAGCCGATATCATCAGTCAGCAGTTTAATCAGGATGCTGTCATCACATCACAGCTGGTAGCGCAACGTCAGCAAGTGATAACCCAATGTCAAACAATTGCCGCACCTAAACCATTAGTGACTATCAATACCGCTGAAACGGTTAACATTAGTGATGAAGAATATAAAAAGACCGTTATCGATTTGAAAGAGCACATTGTAGCCGGTGATATTTTTCAAGTGGTGCCATCACGTAGCTTTAGTTTACCTTGCCCCAATACACTCGGCGCTTATCGTGCATTACGTAAAACTAACCCTAGTCCTTATATGTTTTATTTTCGTGGTGCTGATTTTACCTTATTTGGCGCTTCACCTGAGTCCGCTCTGAAATATGAAGCGGCCACTAATCAAGTTGAAGTTTATCCCATAGCGGGCACTCGAAAACGCGGCAAAACAGCAGAAGGTGAAATTGACTTTGATCTAGACAGCCGTATTGAACTTGAACTGCGCTTGGATAAAAAAGAGTTATCTGAACACCTTATGCTAGTCGACTTAGCCCGCAACGATATTGCCCGTATCAGCCAAAGTGGTAGCCGCAAAGTCCCTGAGCTTCTAAAAGTAGACCGTTACTCACATGTGATGCATTTAGTCAGCCGCGTAACCGGCCAATTAAGAGTAGATTTAGACGCCCTACACGCCTACCAAGCTTGTATGAACATGGGTACCTTAGTCGGCGCGCCAAAAGTACGCGCATCGCAACTGGTCCGCCAGGCCGAACAAGCGCGCAGAGGCAGTTATGGCGGCGCTGTGGGTTACTTAAATGGCCTTGGCGATATGGACACCTGCATTGTGATCCGTTCAGCTTTTGTCAAAAATGATATTGCCCATATTCAAGCTGGCGCAGGTGTGGTATTTGATTCAGATCCGCAAGCCGAAGCCGATGAAACCCGCCAAAAAGCACAAGCTGTGATCACCGCAATTAAATTAGGAGGCGGCCTATGA
- a CDS encoding aminodeoxychorismate/anthranilate synthase component II — MKLYLLDNFDSFTYNLVDQFRSLGFEVVIYRNDVSAEYLADKLLNETQQAALVLSPGPGAPHEAGCMMALIGKVAGKVPMLGICLGHQAMVEYYGGKVARAPFVVHGKASPTIHNGQGVFANLPSPLPVARYHSLVATKVPDCLDIIATTDDMPMAILHDDHKAVGFQFHPESILTTLGSQLLTQTLAYLTTTSMSQGGQ, encoded by the coding sequence ATGAAACTGTATTTACTCGATAATTTTGACTCATTTACCTATAACCTGGTTGATCAATTTAGAAGCCTAGGTTTCGAAGTGGTTATTTACCGTAACGATGTTAGCGCCGAATATTTGGCAGACAAACTGCTCAATGAAACTCAGCAAGCTGCATTGGTATTATCACCTGGCCCTGGTGCGCCCCACGAAGCAGGCTGTATGATGGCATTAATTGGTAAAGTGGCGGGCAAAGTACCTATGCTAGGTATTTGTTTAGGTCACCAGGCGATGGTCGAATATTACGGCGGAAAAGTAGCGCGCGCGCCTTTTGTTGTCCACGGTAAAGCCAGCCCGACCATTCATAATGGCCAAGGGGTATTTGCCAACCTTCCCTCGCCATTACCGGTGGCGCGTTATCACAGCTTAGTGGCAACAAAAGTACCTGATTGTCTTGATATTATTGCCACCACAGATGACATGCCAATGGCAATTTTACATGATGATCATAAAGCGGTTGGATTTCAATTTCATCCAGAGTCAATTTTAACCACCCTTGGCAGTCAATTGCTGACCCAAACACTGGCGTATTTAACCACTACCTCTATGTCTCAAGGAGGCCAATAA
- the trpD gene encoding anthranilate phosphoribosyltransferase: protein MSTTAQTLPTHKESMRPLLDTLYQGNALTRQQSASLFASIVAGEMDAVTMAGMLVALKMRGETIDEITGAADALRQAAKVFPRSNQSIITGVVDIVGTGGDGFNTINISTTAAFVAAAAGAKVAKHGNRSVTSKSGSSDLLAHCGIGLTMTPEASSHSVDTLGLCFLFAPHYHAGVRHAVPVRQMLKTRTIFNILGPLINPAKPEFMLLGVYSPKLLAPIVNVLNALGVKRAMVVHGSGLDEVALHGETQVAELNNGAIRFYTLTPEELGVTRADISLLTGGEPSENAQITQAILQGKGQAAQRDAVAINAGCALYISGVVDSVQAGTQLALATLASGKAFQVLTQLAAISQATESTQVHANTQG from the coding sequence ATGTCTACCACAGCGCAAACCTTGCCGACACACAAAGAGTCAATGCGGCCGCTACTCGATACCTTATATCAAGGTAATGCGTTAACTCGTCAGCAAAGCGCCAGCTTATTTGCCAGCATAGTGGCAGGTGAGATGGATGCCGTCACTATGGCAGGAATGTTAGTTGCCTTAAAAATGCGCGGCGAAACCATAGATGAAATTACCGGCGCAGCAGATGCATTACGCCAAGCAGCAAAAGTTTTTCCTCGCAGTAATCAATCTATTATTACTGGCGTAGTTGATATTGTTGGTACGGGTGGTGATGGATTTAATACGATTAATATATCCACGACAGCGGCGTTTGTTGCCGCTGCAGCAGGCGCTAAAGTGGCTAAACACGGTAATCGCAGCGTAACAAGCAAGTCAGGTTCATCAGACTTACTTGCCCATTGCGGCATTGGGCTAACCATGACCCCAGAGGCATCAAGTCACAGTGTCGACACCCTAGGGTTATGTTTCTTATTTGCGCCACATTACCATGCCGGAGTTCGCCATGCAGTGCCAGTTCGTCAAATGCTTAAAACTCGCACCATATTTAACATTCTTGGACCACTGATTAATCCGGCAAAGCCTGAATTTATGTTACTTGGGGTGTATTCACCTAAATTACTGGCTCCTATCGTTAATGTGCTTAATGCATTGGGCGTAAAACGCGCCATGGTTGTTCATGGCAGTGGCCTAGATGAGGTCGCTTTACACGGCGAGACTCAAGTGGCTGAGCTCAATAATGGCGCTATTCGCTTTTATACCCTAACACCTGAAGAGTTAGGCGTCACCAGAGCGGATATCAGTTTATTAACCGGCGGTGAACCAAGTGAAAATGCGCAAATAACTCAAGCAATTTTACAGGGTAAAGGCCAAGCTGCACAACGTGATGCCGTGGCAATTAATGCCGGCTGCGCATTATATATCAGTGGCGTTGTTGACTCAGTACAAGCCGGTACCCAGTTAGCATTAGCGACCTTGGCAAGCGGTAAAGCGTTCCAAGTACTGACACAATTAGCCGCCATAAGCCAAGCCACTGAGTCAACTCAAGTGCACGCTAACACTCAAGGGTAA
- the trpCF gene encoding bifunctional indole-3-glycerol-phosphate synthase TrpC/phosphoribosylanthranilate isomerase TrpF — MNQANQAVKETNVLTKIVDTKVAHIAALKLRFPEATLQPKISDRSLFEALKQPNAQYIFECKKASPSKGLIRPVFDVEAIADIYTKYAAGISVLTDEAFFQGDMDYIPQVRARVTQPILCKDFFVDVYQIKLAAHQGADAVLLMLSVLDDAQYKLLAEEAAKYQLDTLTEVSNEEELHRAIDLNALIIGINNRNLRDLSTDLATTEQLAPHIPSDRVVISESGIYSHDQVKRLNPLVNGYLVGSSIMAQQDIDLACRQLLFGNNKVCGLTRIEDIKAVADLGGVYGGLIFHPESPRAVNLTQAKSLVKNMRTLGISLNMVGVFVNADIRDIVETANTLELHAVQLHGSETALEIAALAEQFNALNIDCAIWKAIAVDSTSGNIGVMPKGVQRYLYDSKNDQQFGGTGQAFNWQLAIDNKAQAMLAGGLNVDNAYQASQQGFYGLDFNSGVESTPGNKDHLLLAQVFNALRRS, encoded by the coding sequence ATGAATCAAGCTAATCAAGCTGTAAAAGAAACGAATGTATTAACTAAAATAGTCGATACTAAAGTCGCCCACATTGCCGCACTCAAACTGCGTTTTCCTGAGGCGACATTACAACCAAAAATATCTGACCGTAGCTTGTTTGAGGCGTTAAAACAGCCAAATGCGCAATACATATTTGAATGTAAAAAAGCCAGTCCATCAAAAGGCCTCATTCGTCCGGTATTTGATGTGGAAGCTATTGCTGATATTTATACCAAGTACGCGGCGGGCATTTCAGTGCTCACCGATGAAGCGTTTTTTCAAGGTGACATGGATTATATTCCGCAAGTGCGAGCTCGTGTTACTCAACCTATTCTGTGTAAAGACTTTTTTGTTGATGTATACCAAATCAAATTAGCCGCCCATCAGGGCGCAGACGCAGTGTTGTTGATGCTTTCGGTACTTGATGATGCACAATATAAATTACTGGCTGAAGAAGCGGCAAAGTATCAATTAGATACATTGACCGAAGTCAGTAATGAGGAAGAATTACACCGGGCTATTGATCTTAACGCGCTTATTATTGGTATCAACAACCGTAACTTACGTGATTTATCGACAGATTTAGCCACCACAGAACAATTGGCACCGCATATTCCCTCTGATCGCGTGGTGATAAGTGAATCAGGTATTTATTCACATGACCAAGTTAAACGCCTCAACCCACTGGTTAACGGTTACTTGGTTGGTAGCTCAATTATGGCGCAACAAGATATCGATTTAGCGTGTCGTCAGTTATTATTTGGCAACAACAAAGTGTGCGGCTTAACCCGTATTGAAGACATTAAAGCGGTCGCCGACTTAGGCGGAGTTTATGGCGGTTTGATTTTTCACCCTGAATCACCACGTGCAGTGAATTTAACCCAAGCAAAAAGCTTAGTTAAAAACATGCGCACACTGGGTATTAGCCTTAATATGGTGGGTGTATTTGTTAATGCAGACATACGCGACATAGTTGAAACCGCTAATACACTAGAGCTACATGCAGTGCAATTACACGGCAGTGAAACAGCGCTTGAAATAGCGGCATTAGCAGAGCAATTTAACGCGTTAAATATTGACTGTGCTATTTGGAAAGCCATTGCTGTTGACAGTACCAGTGGCAACATTGGTGTTATGCCAAAAGGTGTACAGCGTTACTTGTATGACAGTAAAAATGACCAACAATTTGGCGGCACGGGACAGGCTTTTAACTGGCAATTAGCTATCGATAATAAAGCCCAAGCTATGCTAGCTGGCGGATTAAATGTCGATAACGCTTATCAAGCTAGCCAACAAGGATTCTACGGCTTAGATTTTAACTCAGGCGTAGAGTCAACTCCTGGCAATAAAGATCACTTACTATTGGCACAGGTATTTAACGCCCTAAGACGCAGCTAG
- the trpB gene encoding tryptophan synthase subunit beta: MDKLKLNPYFGEYGGMYVPQILVPALKQLETAFVEAQQDPEFQAEFTDLLKNYAGRPTALTLTRNLSPNPLVKIYLKREDLLHGGAHKTNQVLGQALLAKRMGKKEIIAETGAGQHGVATALACALLNLKCKVYMGAKDIERQSPNVFRMKLMGAEVIPVTSGSSTLKDACNEAMRDWSGSYDKAHYLLGTAAGPHPFPTIVREFQRMIGEETKKQILEKEGRLPDAVIACVGGGSNAIGMFADFIDEPSVELIGVEPAGKGIDTPMHGAPLKHGKTGIFFGMKAPLMQDSHGQIEESYSVSAGLDFPSVGPQHAHLNAIGRARYESATDDEALEMFQLLARKEGIIPALESAHAIAYAVRLAKEATKETILVVNLSGRGDKDIFTVADILEAKAQESGNE; the protein is encoded by the coding sequence ATGGACAAGCTCAAGCTTAACCCTTATTTCGGTGAGTATGGCGGTATGTATGTACCACAAATTCTAGTGCCAGCCTTAAAGCAATTAGAAACGGCATTTGTAGAAGCACAGCAAGACCCTGAGTTTCAAGCAGAGTTTACTGACCTGCTCAAAAACTATGCGGGTCGCCCAACGGCGCTCACACTGACCCGTAATTTAAGCCCTAACCCATTAGTAAAAATCTATCTTAAAAGAGAAGATTTACTCCACGGCGGCGCCCATAAAACCAACCAAGTATTAGGCCAAGCATTACTGGCTAAACGCATGGGTAAAAAAGAAATCATTGCCGAAACAGGCGCAGGTCAGCACGGTGTAGCAACAGCGCTAGCCTGTGCGCTGTTAAACCTGAAATGTAAAGTGTATATGGGCGCAAAAGACATTGAGCGTCAATCCCCTAACGTCTTTAGAATGAAGTTAATGGGCGCTGAAGTTATTCCGGTAACCTCGGGTTCATCTACCCTAAAAGATGCTTGTAATGAAGCGATGCGTGATTGGTCTGGTAGCTATGATAAAGCGCATTACTTATTAGGTACTGCAGCTGGACCGCACCCATTTCCGACCATAGTGCGTGAGTTTCAACGTATGATTGGTGAAGAAACCAAAAAACAAATTCTTGAAAAAGAAGGTCGGCTACCTGATGCCGTTATAGCCTGTGTGGGCGGTGGCTCAAATGCTATTGGTATGTTCGCCGACTTTATTGATGAGCCATCGGTGGAGCTTATTGGTGTAGAGCCTGCAGGTAAAGGCATTGACACGCCAATGCACGGCGCGCCGCTTAAACACGGTAAAACCGGTATTTTCTTTGGTATGAAAGCGCCCTTGATGCAAGATAGCCACGGTCAAATTGAAGAATCATATTCGGTTTCAGCAGGCCTTGATTTCCCCTCTGTCGGCCCACAACATGCACATCTTAATGCTATTGGCCGTGCTAGATACGAATCAGCCACCGACGATGAAGCATTAGAAATGTTCCAGTTACTGGCCCGTAAAGAAGGCATTATTCCCGCGCTTGAATCAGCTCACGCAATTGCTTATGCAGTCCGTCTAGCCAAGGAAGCCACCAAAGAGACCATTTTAGTGGTCAACTTATCAGGTCGTGGCGACAAAGATATTTTTACCGTAGCAGATATTTTAGAAGCCAAAGCACAGGAGAGCGGCAATGAGTAA
- the trpA gene encoding tryptophan synthase subunit alpha produces the protein MSNRYQAAFAALKVKKQGAFVPFVTIGDPSVDISFNIIKTLVESGADALELGFPFSDPLADGPVIQGANLRSLAAGTTPDDCFELIAKVRGLYPELPIGLLLYANLVFANGIGNFYAKAQAAGVDSVLIADVPVEESAPFIEAAKKHNVAPIFIAPPNADSETLKQVSESGEGYTYLLSRAGVTGTESKAGTPVDQILAQLAQFNAPPPLLGFGISEPAQVKEAIKAGAAGAISGSAVVKIIETHQYDEVTLLAKLAVFTTSMKAATAY, from the coding sequence ATGAGTAATCGATATCAGGCAGCCTTTGCCGCATTAAAAGTTAAAAAGCAAGGTGCCTTTGTGCCATTCGTGACCATTGGAGACCCGAGTGTAGACATCTCTTTTAATATTATAAAAACCTTGGTTGAAAGTGGTGCTGACGCATTGGAATTAGGCTTTCCTTTTTCAGACCCGCTTGCTGATGGCCCGGTAATTCAAGGCGCAAACTTACGTTCCTTGGCAGCAGGCACCACGCCTGACGACTGCTTTGAATTAATCGCTAAGGTGCGAGGACTATACCCTGAATTACCTATTGGCTTATTACTGTACGCCAACTTAGTGTTTGCCAATGGTATCGGTAATTTTTATGCCAAAGCACAAGCGGCTGGTGTCGATTCAGTGTTAATTGCTGATGTGCCGGTAGAAGAATCTGCGCCGTTTATTGAAGCGGCTAAAAAGCATAATGTCGCACCAATATTTATTGCACCGCCGAATGCCGACAGCGAAACATTAAAGCAGGTCAGTGAGTCTGGTGAAGGTTATACCTACTTATTATCCCGTGCAGGCGTAACAGGGACAGAATCTAAAGCGGGTACTCCGGTTGATCAAATTCTCGCCCAGTTAGCACAGTTCAATGCACCACCACCACTATTAGGCTTTGGTATTTCAGAGCCTGCACAGGTAAAGGAGGCCATTAAAGCCGGGGCTGCTGGCGCCATATCGGGGTCAGCGGTGGTTAAAATCATTGAAACCCATCAATATGATGAAGTCACATTACTCGCCAAACTGGCTGTATTTACGACAAGCATGAAAGCTGCCACTGCTTATTAA
- a CDS encoding septation protein A — protein sequence MKQLLDFLPLVIFFAVYKFADIYTATAVLIAATAVQLVVTYLLYKQIEKMHLITFAMVTVFGSLTLFFQDDAFIKWKVTIVYGLFAVGLAVSQLMGKPALKSMLGKEMVVKDNIWAQVTWYWVSFFIICGIVNIYVAFSLPLETWVNFKVFGLTALTLVNTVITVVYLFKHMENPPEDQKS from the coding sequence ATGAAACAATTGCTCGATTTCTTACCGCTAGTTATTTTTTTCGCAGTGTATAAGTTTGCCGATATTTATACCGCTACGGCTGTACTTATCGCCGCCACCGCAGTGCAACTTGTTGTGACCTATTTATTGTATAAACAGATAGAGAAAATGCATCTAATCACTTTTGCGATGGTAACCGTGTTTGGTTCATTAACCTTGTTTTTTCAAGACGATGCCTTTATAAAATGGAAAGTCACCATAGTATATGGACTGTTTGCCGTTGGCTTAGCCGTAAGCCAGTTAATGGGTAAACCCGCACTAAAAAGTATGCTTGGCAAAGAAATGGTCGTAAAAGACAACATCTGGGCTCAAGTAACATGGTATTGGGTCAGTTTTTTCATTATTTGCGGTATCGTCAATATTTATGTCGCCTTTAGTTTACCGCTAGAAACTTGGGTTAACTTTAAGGTATTTGGTTTAACTGCCTTAACCTTAGTCAATACTGTAATCACAGTGGTTTACTTGTTTAAACACATGGAAAACCCACCGGAAGACCAGAAAAGCTAA
- a CDS encoding YciI family protein — MWYMISSQDVENSLAKRLSVRADHLARLQTLADEGRLLTAGPHPAIDNENPGEAGFTGSLVIADFASLADAQAWADVDPYIAAGVYQSVIVKPFKRVLP, encoded by the coding sequence ATGTGGTACATGATCTCTTCTCAAGATGTTGAAAACAGTTTAGCAAAACGTTTATCCGTTCGTGCCGATCATCTTGCACGCTTACAAACTTTAGCTGACGAAGGCCGCTTATTAACCGCAGGTCCACATCCTGCCATTGATAATGAAAACCCTGGCGAAGCTGGCTTTACCGGTTCGTTAGTGATTGCTGACTTCGCTTCATTAGCAGATGCACAAGCTTGGGCTGATGTTGACCCTTATATTGCTGCGGGCGTTTACCAAAGCGTGATTGTTAAACCGTTTAAGCGAGTCCTACCGTAA